A single region of the Marinobacter nanhaiticus D15-8W genome encodes:
- the hemC gene encoding hydroxymethylbilane synthase: MTERTLRIATRNSALALWQAEFIKAELERMHPQVTVELLGIKTRGDKILDVPLAKIGGKALFVKELEEAMLDGRADLAVHSMKDVPMTFPESLGLVAICEREDPTDAFVSNQFENVDALPEGAVVGTASMRREAQLRAYRPDLKVHTLRGNVNTRLAKLDAGEYDAIVLASSGLKRLGFHERIRYNMPDTVSLPAVGQGALGIECRMDDAELVELLKPLNHQDSADRVHAERALNKRLEGGCQVPIASYALLEDNDTLWLRGLVGKVDGTEILRVEGRAPRAEGERLGRELAEDLLAMGADRILADIYGYEIE, translated from the coding sequence ATGACAGAACGCACCCTTCGCATTGCTACCCGAAATAGTGCGCTTGCCCTCTGGCAGGCTGAATTCATCAAGGCCGAACTGGAGCGGATGCACCCGCAGGTCACGGTCGAACTGCTGGGCATCAAGACCCGTGGCGACAAGATCCTCGACGTCCCGCTGGCTAAAATCGGTGGCAAGGCCCTGTTCGTGAAAGAGCTGGAAGAAGCCATGCTCGACGGGCGCGCGGACCTCGCGGTGCATTCCATGAAAGACGTCCCCATGACGTTCCCCGAAAGTCTGGGCCTGGTGGCCATCTGCGAACGAGAGGATCCCACGGATGCGTTCGTCAGCAACCAGTTCGAAAACGTCGATGCCCTGCCCGAAGGCGCCGTGGTCGGCACCGCCAGCATGCGCCGAGAGGCCCAGCTTCGGGCCTATCGACCGGACCTCAAGGTCCACACCCTACGTGGCAATGTAAATACCCGTCTGGCCAAGCTGGATGCCGGCGAATACGACGCTATCGTACTGGCCAGTTCCGGCCTCAAGCGTCTGGGTTTCCATGAACGCATCCGCTACAACATGCCTGATACCGTATCCCTGCCGGCCGTCGGTCAGGGGGCTCTGGGCATCGAATGCCGTATGGATGACGCCGAACTCGTCGAGCTGCTCAAGCCGCTCAACCACCAGGACTCAGCCGATCGCGTGCACGCCGAACGGGCCCTGAATAAACGGCTGGAGGGTGGATGCCAGGTGCCTATTGCGTCCTACGCCCTGCTCGAAGACAACGATACCCTCTGGCTGCGGGGCCTGGTCGGCAAAGTCGACGGCACCGAAATCCTGCGGGTGGAAGGCCGGGCACCCCGCGCCGAAGGCGAGCGGCTCGGGCGGGAACTGGCCGAGGACCTGCTGGCCATGGGGGCTGATCGCATCCTTGCCGATATCTATGGCTACGAGATCGAGTAA
- a CDS encoding uroporphyrinogen-III synthase: protein MATRSSKPLDGLRVLICRPQPEADKLALRLQEEGAKTRVLPLLQRRTLPDTPEKRTLIMGLDLYQHVIAVSPSAAREFIDYAENWWPQWPVGLNWYGVGSGTADVLREAGLTVTAPLDGYTSEHLLALPKLATPADERVLIAKGVGGRELLGQTLQLRGARVDNLELYERSCPKHDPETLDSALNGFDPNAIIVLSGETLNNLVALGKNTDHNLEHRNLLVPVDRVAEAARVAGFEHVHIPEQITPDGLVECLRQFN from the coding sequence ATGGCTACGAGATCGAGTAAGCCGCTGGACGGGCTCCGCGTCCTGATCTGCCGCCCCCAGCCCGAAGCTGACAAGCTGGCTCTCCGGCTCCAGGAAGAAGGGGCAAAAACCCGTGTGCTCCCGCTGCTCCAGCGCCGCACCCTGCCGGACACGCCAGAGAAGCGCACGCTGATCATGGGCCTGGACCTGTACCAACACGTGATTGCCGTGAGCCCGAGCGCCGCCCGGGAATTCATCGACTATGCCGAGAATTGGTGGCCACAGTGGCCTGTCGGTCTAAACTGGTATGGTGTGGGAAGCGGCACAGCCGACGTATTGCGCGAAGCCGGTCTGACAGTTACTGCGCCCTTGGACGGGTACACCAGCGAACACCTGCTCGCCCTGCCCAAACTAGCCACGCCGGCTGACGAGCGGGTATTGATCGCCAAGGGCGTAGGCGGACGCGAATTACTGGGCCAGACACTGCAGCTGCGCGGGGCCCGGGTGGACAACCTGGAGCTCTACGAGCGGTCCTGCCCGAAGCATGACCCGGAAACGCTGGACAGCGCACTGAATGGTTTCGATCCAAATGCCATTATCGTGCTGTCTGGAGAAACGTTGAACAATCTCGTCGCGCTAGGTAAGAATACTGATCATAATCTTGAACATCGCAACCTGCTGGTGCCGGTCGATCGAGTGGCAGAAGCGGCGCGGGTGGCAGGTTTTGAGCACGTGCATATCCCGGAGCAGATAACGCCGGATGGGCTGGTCGAGTGCCTCCGGCAGTTTAACTGA
- the argH gene encoding argininosuccinate lyase, giving the protein MTDQNTSSEKPWGGRFSEPTDAFVERFTASVGFDQRLYHHDITGSIAHATMLAKVGVLTGDERDQIVEGLKVVKAEIEAGEFQWSVSLEDVHMNVEKSLTDRIGITGKKLHTGRSRNDQVATDIRLYLRDEIDVIHEELVRLRKGLLDLAEREAETIMPGFTHLQTAQPVTFGHHLMAWYEMLARDTERLLDCRKRVNIMPLGAAALAGTTYPIDRAYTAELLGFDRPTENSLDSVSDRDFAIEFGSFAALLMTHLSRFSEELVLWTSAQFDFIDLPDRFCTGSSIMPQKKNPDVPELVRGKTGRVNGHLISLLTLMKGQPLAYNKDNQEDKEPLFDMVDTVKGCLKAYADMVPAIESKAENMRVAAKRGFSTATDLADYLVKKGVAFRDAHEIVGKAVAFGVAEERDLSDMTLDELSRFSDVIKNDVFDVLTLEGSVQARDHIGGTAPRQVREAVARARAAMEG; this is encoded by the coding sequence ATGACTGATCAGAATACGTCCTCCGAAAAACCCTGGGGCGGCCGTTTCAGCGAGCCGACCGATGCGTTTGTCGAGCGTTTTACCGCCTCCGTCGGGTTTGATCAGCGCTTATATCATCATGATATTACTGGCTCGATCGCCCACGCTACCATGCTGGCGAAAGTCGGCGTACTGACCGGGGATGAGCGCGATCAGATCGTCGAGGGACTTAAGGTCGTCAAGGCTGAAATCGAGGCCGGTGAATTCCAGTGGTCGGTGAGCCTGGAAGACGTTCACATGAACGTGGAGAAAAGCCTGACTGACCGTATCGGTATCACGGGCAAGAAACTCCACACCGGTCGCAGCCGCAATGATCAGGTGGCCACCGATATCCGCCTGTACCTGCGGGACGAAATCGACGTCATTCACGAAGAGTTGGTGCGCCTGCGCAAGGGGCTGCTGGACCTGGCCGAGCGTGAGGCCGAAACCATCATGCCCGGCTTTACCCACCTGCAGACCGCTCAGCCGGTCACCTTCGGCCATCACCTGATGGCCTGGTACGAAATGCTGGCCCGGGATACCGAGCGGCTGCTGGATTGCCGCAAGCGCGTGAACATCATGCCGTTGGGCGCGGCAGCGCTCGCGGGCACCACCTATCCCATCGACCGCGCCTACACCGCCGAACTCCTGGGCTTCGATCGCCCGACTGAAAATTCCCTGGATTCCGTCAGTGACCGCGACTTTGCTATCGAATTTGGCTCCTTCGCCGCGTTGCTGATGACGCACCTGTCCCGTTTCAGTGAAGAATTGGTGCTCTGGACGTCGGCCCAGTTCGACTTCATCGATCTGCCGGACCGCTTCTGCACGGGGTCCTCAATCATGCCGCAGAAGAAGAACCCCGACGTGCCGGAACTGGTGCGGGGCAAGACCGGCCGGGTCAATGGCCACCTGATCAGCCTTCTTACCTTGATGAAAGGTCAGCCATTGGCCTACAACAAGGACAACCAGGAAGACAAGGAGCCGCTCTTCGACATGGTCGATACGGTCAAGGGCTGCCTGAAGGCCTACGCCGATATGGTGCCGGCCATCGAGTCGAAGGCCGAGAACATGCGCGTTGCTGCCAAGCGCGGCTTCTCCACCGCCACCGACCTGGCGGACTATTTGGTCAAGAAAGGCGTGGCGTTCCGTGATGCTCACGAAATCGTCGGCAAGGCCGTGGCCTTTGGTGTGGCTGAAGAGCGCGACCTGTCGGATATGACCCTGGACGAATTGAGCCGCTTCTCTGACGTGATCAAGAACGATGTGTTCGATGTGCTGACTCTGGAAGGTTCCGTGCAGGCGCGGGATCATATAGGCGGGACGGCGCCGCGGCAGGTGCGTGAAGCGGTGGCTAGGGCCAGGGCGGCGATGGAGGGTTAG
- a CDS encoding uroporphyrinogen-III C-methyltransferase, which produces MTESKNNLPATVPPSSSQPRRLWPLWLLIVITLAALVLMGLWSWHQWQQQQSLRQTISHLQSTTDSLDRNYSQTGSQLDSRLQSLQGELNEQQQLVADMRRQIDHNAQALLDAGNRDRTDWLLAEAEYLLRIANQRLQVEQDIDGALSALQAADEVLNETDDPGTYPVRKQVAKEIMALRSIEDVDQTGLYLELEAAIDAINNLTDEALAALDTSTENDESATRENPGEEGNTLARGWSQIKSTLNEAIAIRRLDEPVKPLLSPQQSVYARLNMRLMLEEAQLALLRGNQTLYERALTKARDWLDTWYDGSHAPVRALRERLAELSQMDINPQLPDVSQSLNLLKARLEGRLNATSGETTPTGNSNNSASPNSSPSQSSESAPSGDKAGDAS; this is translated from the coding sequence GTGACTGAGTCAAAGAATAACCTACCCGCCACGGTTCCCCCGTCCTCATCGCAGCCGAGGCGTCTCTGGCCCCTCTGGCTCCTTATCGTCATCACCCTTGCTGCTCTCGTCCTGATGGGACTGTGGAGCTGGCATCAGTGGCAACAGCAGCAGTCGCTACGCCAGACTATCAGCCACCTGCAATCGACCACAGATAGTCTGGACCGCAATTACAGCCAGACCGGCAGTCAGCTCGACAGCCGCCTCCAGTCACTGCAAGGCGAGCTCAACGAACAGCAACAGTTGGTCGCCGACATGCGGCGCCAGATCGACCACAATGCCCAGGCGTTGCTGGATGCGGGCAACCGCGACCGCACGGACTGGTTGCTGGCCGAGGCGGAATACCTGCTACGTATTGCCAACCAGCGTTTGCAGGTAGAGCAGGATATCGACGGTGCCCTGTCCGCTCTCCAGGCGGCAGACGAAGTGCTGAACGAAACTGACGATCCGGGCACCTATCCAGTGCGCAAGCAGGTCGCCAAGGAGATCATGGCGCTCAGGAGCATCGAGGATGTAGACCAGACCGGCCTGTACCTGGAGCTTGAAGCCGCTATCGACGCCATCAACAACCTTACCGACGAAGCCCTGGCAGCACTGGACACCAGCACTGAAAATGATGAATCCGCGACCCGGGAGAACCCAGGGGAAGAAGGCAATACCCTGGCTCGCGGCTGGAGCCAGATCAAGTCGACCCTGAACGAAGCCATTGCCATCCGCCGGCTGGACGAACCGGTTAAACCGCTGCTCTCTCCCCAGCAAAGCGTCTATGCCCGCCTCAACATGCGGTTGATGCTGGAAGAGGCACAACTGGCCCTGCTACGCGGCAATCAGACCCTCTACGAACGCGCCCTGACCAAGGCTCGCGACTGGCTGGACACCTGGTACGACGGCAGTCATGCGCCGGTACGCGCCCTGCGCGAAAGACTGGCCGAACTGAGCCAGATGGACATCAATCCGCAGTTGCCGGACGTCAGCCAATCCCTGAACCTGCTCAAGGCTCGCCTGGAGGGTCGGCTCAACGCCACCAGCGGCGAAACCACGCCAACCGGGAACTCGAACAACAGCGCCTCCCCCAATAGCAGCCCGTCGCAGTCGTCGGAATCCGCTCCGTCCGGAGATAAGGCGGGCGACGCATCATGA
- a CDS encoding LytR/AlgR family response regulator transcription factor, giving the protein MGQRVLIADDEPLARERLQRLVKGLDNYEICGEAGDGHEVLRKIAETQPDIILLDIRMPGLDGLATAEQINALNNPPAIIFCTAYDQYAINAFEVQAVAYLLKPVRQENLGDALARAGRVNRVQLQALQAAGESDPGQLAVRTHRGTELIDIGSIRFCEADQKYVSIFHDRGETVSDYTLKELEQSYPESLLRIHRNTLVGCRFIEAMTRTPEGQYVIRLKDRDTRLQVSRRHASSVREWLQSQGR; this is encoded by the coding sequence ATGGGCCAACGAGTACTGATCGCCGATGATGAACCCCTCGCCCGCGAGCGCCTGCAGAGGCTGGTTAAAGGACTCGACAATTATGAGATCTGTGGGGAAGCCGGCGACGGCCATGAGGTGTTGCGGAAGATCGCCGAAACCCAGCCGGATATCATCCTGCTCGACATCCGCATGCCTGGACTCGATGGCCTCGCCACCGCCGAGCAGATCAACGCACTGAACAACCCACCCGCCATTATCTTCTGCACCGCGTACGACCAGTACGCCATCAATGCCTTCGAAGTGCAGGCCGTAGCCTATCTACTCAAGCCGGTGCGCCAGGAGAACCTCGGCGACGCCCTGGCGCGCGCCGGCCGGGTCAACCGGGTCCAGCTCCAGGCCCTGCAGGCCGCAGGCGAGTCCGATCCTGGCCAGTTGGCGGTGCGCACCCATCGCGGCACCGAGCTGATCGATATCGGTAGCATTCGCTTCTGCGAGGCCGACCAGAAGTATGTGAGCATCTTCCACGACCGCGGCGAAACGGTGAGTGACTACACCCTCAAGGAGCTGGAGCAAAGCTACCCAGAGAGCCTGTTACGCATACACCGCAATACGCTGGTGGGTTGCCGCTTTATCGAAGCCATGACCCGAACGCCCGAAGGACAGTACGTGATCCGTCTCAAGGACCGCGATACGCGCCTGCAGGTCAGTCGCCGCCACGCGAGCTCAGTTCGCGAGTGGCTCCAGAGCCAAGGACGATAG
- a CDS encoding sensor histidine kinase: MPPANQRRTDGNEELPSADFFVPDLCRVRAVFLLLMTSELIVLLLSIVHADIGWIDWHYFGLVSLFVQWTVLTSAALICSMRRWLRRFSNTGVVMIITAVVLLDVLVFTVAANGVLIAGDVPIPPHLIGRNLLAALIITLMVLRYFFLQHQWRQQKQAEMQSRMTALQARIHPHFLFNSMNTIASLIASRPEQAEDAVLDLSELFRASLRTQDRLITLGEELTLCQRYLHIEALRLGDRLTLTWDLDPALASQAIPPLTLQPLVENAIYHGIQPRPEGGEVRVHTYRKRHSVYIEVQNPERTSTADQAGHRGNRIALANIRARLDTVFDEQALLKHSVHEGRYTVTLRLPWRTISNNSGSGNSGSDKNGSSKNGYDKSSSGKSISGRSGSGQSS; the protein is encoded by the coding sequence ATGCCGCCAGCCAACCAACGACGTACCGACGGCAACGAAGAACTCCCCAGCGCCGATTTTTTCGTGCCCGACCTCTGCCGCGTGCGGGCGGTGTTCCTGCTGCTGATGACCAGCGAACTGATTGTCCTGTTGCTGTCGATCGTGCACGCGGACATCGGCTGGATCGACTGGCACTACTTCGGCCTGGTATCCCTGTTCGTGCAGTGGACAGTGCTGACCAGCGCCGCCCTGATCTGCAGCATGCGGCGCTGGCTGCGGCGGTTTTCCAATACCGGCGTGGTGATGATCATCACCGCCGTCGTCCTGCTGGACGTACTGGTGTTTACCGTCGCAGCCAACGGCGTCCTGATCGCCGGCGACGTCCCCATACCGCCCCACCTGATCGGTCGCAACCTGCTGGCCGCGCTGATCATCACGCTGATGGTCCTGCGCTACTTTTTCCTGCAGCACCAGTGGCGCCAGCAGAAGCAGGCAGAAATGCAGTCGCGGATGACCGCCCTCCAGGCACGTATCCATCCACATTTCCTGTTCAACAGCATGAATACGATTGCCAGCCTGATCGCCTCCCGGCCGGAGCAGGCGGAAGATGCGGTGCTCGACCTTTCGGAGCTGTTCCGCGCCAGTCTGCGCACCCAGGACCGGTTGATTACCCTGGGCGAGGAACTGACGCTATGCCAACGCTACCTGCATATCGAAGCACTGCGCCTGGGTGATCGCCTGACCCTGACCTGGGACCTGGACCCTGCGCTGGCCAGTCAGGCAATCCCGCCACTGACATTGCAGCCACTGGTGGAGAATGCGATCTACCACGGCATCCAGCCCCGGCCCGAAGGGGGCGAAGTGCGGGTGCACACCTACCGCAAACGCCATTCGGTCTATATTGAGGTACAGAATCCCGAGCGCACGTCCACCGCCGATCAGGCGGGCCACCGTGGTAACCGGATCGCCCTGGCCAACATCCGCGCGCGACTGGACACGGTTTTCGACGAGCAGGCGCTGCTCAAGCACAGTGTCCATGAGGGCCGTTACACGGTGACGCTGCGGCTACCTTGGCGTACTATTTCTAACAACAGTGGTTCTGGCAACAGTGGTTCCGACAAAAATGGTTCCAGCAAGAACGGGTACGACAAGAGCAGTTCGGGTAAAAGCATTTCCGGCCGGAGCGGTTCGGGTCAGAGCAGTTGA
- a CDS encoding sensor domain-containing protein, whose protein sequence is MKEFLISRHRRDATATDERRTLVRIDDSGIITYADAYADSVLGYDPQDLIGRSLASLAATRQDDPLGPTPREAFERGEPALLTLRHHEGFFFTARFSVRVAIADADQAATAAIQPRGRDPLDPRLLQMAETSGQFGIWQLDTYNNQMTWSDGLYHLFDLRPGSDITPEHALFYFQEYQHRVRALFRRCIRSGAPFTRDLHILTAKQRLRPVRITGQALKAGEKIIAVAGTLVDLSERLHQRRARTEIEQVLQGIMAATDDLVLALDPNHQILAINHAMAAQFEATFDVRPRVGEDLTRLLAEFPNERRLAQRLWDKAMRRDQFTVEMPLAQQERDLPVYEVRFQRLKDRQGHTIGAVHIARDISHRLRTRDNLNYLSSHDPMTGLLNRRELLHRLQRAIDKTSHESPGHALLYIDLDHVTRFNETAGAGACDRYLRELATMLSSRVRQRDALARVSADKFVLVLDTCAEPEARRVAQALTDQIGQFMFEWQGYPLQTTASGGLVPFGPNAGPSSAEELLTLAADLCQTAKNAGRNRIHVHRDPGSNMLESEAQKLLGQLQECVREDRIVLMHQALRPVTSATWGEHIEILARLEHDAAEGFWLPNDFLPVAERFDLARDIDRRVIRKTLDWLRQHPLLEPRLKLCSFNISLASVLDEDFANFMSRELARIAFAPDRFCFEIRESDATQYPDEVSVFCDVVHEVGCKVALDGAGASVQSYALAARLPVDVIKLDRSLMRDLHEDPVQQVMVEALHRIAETAGKTTVATFIESDETLRQVRRLGVHFGQGFRLSPPRPLEDLAPAAVDLSIGRIGT, encoded by the coding sequence GTGAAGGAATTCCTGATTAGCCGGCATCGCCGCGATGCCACGGCGACCGACGAACGACGCACGCTGGTCCGCATCGACGACAGCGGCATCATTACCTACGCCGATGCCTACGCCGACTCGGTCCTGGGCTATGACCCACAAGACCTAATCGGCAGATCGCTGGCCAGCCTGGCCGCTACCCGGCAGGACGATCCGCTCGGCCCCACACCGCGGGAAGCCTTCGAGCGTGGTGAACCGGCACTGTTGACCCTACGCCATCATGAGGGCTTCTTCTTTACCGCCCGCTTTTCCGTCCGCGTCGCCATCGCCGACGCCGACCAGGCCGCCACGGCCGCCATCCAGCCCCGCGGCCGGGATCCGCTGGATCCTCGCCTGCTGCAGATGGCTGAAACCTCCGGTCAGTTCGGGATCTGGCAGTTGGATACCTACAACAACCAGATGACCTGGTCCGATGGGCTCTACCACCTGTTCGACCTGCGTCCCGGAAGCGACATTACGCCGGAGCATGCCCTGTTCTACTTCCAGGAATACCAGCATCGGGTACGCGCCCTTTTTCGCCGCTGCATCCGCTCTGGAGCACCCTTTACCCGGGATCTGCATATCCTGACGGCAAAGCAGCGACTGCGCCCGGTGCGCATCACCGGGCAGGCGCTCAAGGCCGGGGAGAAGATCATCGCGGTCGCCGGCACCCTGGTCGACCTGTCCGAGCGACTGCATCAGCGCCGGGCCCGCACCGAAATCGAACAGGTGCTGCAGGGCATCATGGCGGCCACCGACGACCTGGTCCTGGCGCTGGATCCGAATCATCAGATACTGGCGATCAACCACGCCATGGCCGCCCAGTTCGAAGCCACCTTCGACGTGCGGCCCCGAGTCGGCGAGGACCTGACTCGCCTGCTCGCCGAATTCCCCAACGAACGACGTCTGGCCCAGCGCCTATGGGATAAGGCCATGAGACGGGACCAATTCACCGTGGAGATGCCCCTGGCCCAGCAGGAGCGAGACCTGCCGGTCTACGAGGTACGCTTCCAGCGCCTGAAAGACCGACAGGGCCACACCATCGGCGCCGTCCATATAGCCCGTGACATCAGCCACCGCTTGCGCACCCGGGACAATCTCAACTACCTGAGCAGCCATGATCCCATGACCGGCCTGCTCAACCGCCGGGAACTGCTCCATCGGCTCCAGCGGGCGATCGACAAGACCAGTCACGAATCGCCTGGCCACGCCCTGCTCTATATCGACCTGGATCACGTTACCCGCTTCAACGAGACCGCCGGTGCCGGCGCTTGTGATCGCTACCTGCGCGAACTGGCGACCATGCTCAGTAGCCGGGTACGTCAGCGGGACGCCCTGGCCCGGGTCTCCGCTGACAAGTTCGTCCTGGTGCTCGACACCTGTGCCGAACCGGAAGCCCGCCGCGTAGCCCAGGCCCTGACCGACCAGATCGGCCAGTTCATGTTCGAGTGGCAGGGCTACCCGCTGCAGACGACCGCCAGTGGTGGTCTGGTTCCCTTCGGCCCGAACGCTGGCCCCTCCTCTGCCGAAGAGCTGCTCACCCTGGCAGCGGACCTTTGCCAGACCGCCAAGAACGCCGGACGTAACCGCATTCATGTCCACCGGGATCCCGGCTCCAACATGCTTGAGAGCGAAGCCCAAAAATTGCTGGGCCAACTACAGGAATGCGTGCGCGAGGACCGAATCGTATTGATGCACCAGGCGTTACGACCGGTCACGAGCGCCACCTGGGGCGAGCACATCGAGATCCTGGCACGACTCGAACACGACGCTGCCGAAGGATTCTGGCTACCCAACGATTTCCTGCCGGTAGCAGAACGCTTCGACCTCGCCCGAGACATCGACCGCCGCGTAATCCGCAAGACGCTGGACTGGCTGCGCCAACATCCTCTGCTCGAGCCACGGCTGAAACTCTGCAGTTTCAACATTTCCCTGGCCAGCGTGCTGGACGAGGACTTCGCCAACTTCATGTCGCGGGAGCTCGCCCGGATCGCCTTCGCACCGGACCGCTTCTGTTTCGAGATCCGCGAGAGTGACGCGACACAATATCCGGATGAAGTCAGCGTGTTCTGCGATGTCGTGCATGAGGTGGGCTGCAAGGTCGCTTTGGACGGCGCAGGCGCGTCGGTTCAGAGCTATGCCCTGGCCGCCAGGCTGCCGGTGGATGTGATCAAGCTGGACCGCAGCCTGATGCGTGACCTGCACGAAGACCCGGTCCAGCAAGTGATGGTCGAGGCCTTGCATCGGATCGCCGAAACCGCCGGGAAGACCACGGTGGCGACGTTTATCGAAAGTGACGAAACCTTACGACAGGTGCGGCGATTGGGGGTGCATTTCGGGCAGGGTTTCCGACTGTCGCCACCTCGGCCATTGGAGGATTTGGCGCCCGCAGCGGTGGACTTGAGCATCGGTCGGATTGGGACGTGA